In one Roseburia intestinalis L1-82 genomic region, the following are encoded:
- a CDS encoding helix-turn-helix domain-containing protein, producing MNRLKDLRLKMGLSQQALADKLNVSQQTICKYENNTNEPNIDMLEAMADIFDVSVDYLIGYSSCAHKVEEVSETALNEDELAFLKKYRSINPSSRALVQQFMDEFLRLSGE from the coding sequence ATGAATCGATTAAAAGATTTGAGACTAAAGATGGGGTTAAGCCAGCAGGCTCTTGCTGATAAATTGAACGTCAGCCAGCAGACCATCTGTAAGTACGAAAATAATACCAATGAACCGAATATCGACATGTTAGAAGCCATGGCAGATATTTTTGACGTATCTGTTGATTATCTGATTGGCTATTCTTCGTGTGCCCATAAAGTAGAGGAAGTGTCCGAGACGGCTCTCAATGAAGATGAGCTTGCCTTTTTAAAAAAATATCGTTCGATCAATCCTTCCTCCCGTGCTTTAGTACAACAATTTATGGATGAATTTTTACGTTTATCCGGTGAATAA
- a CDS encoding helix-turn-helix transcriptional regulator codes for MEKKEPIDKRSKADRVLRMYDLLMRGKVINKAAAGQKFGVDEKTIQRDLDDIRCYLNERVNDFGIQNELIYDRRKNGYRLEQEEGMRFSNEEVLAITKILLDSRAFTKDEMMQMLDKLIECCVPPQNQSLVSELIANERYHYIEPQHHRVFIDKMWQIGQAIHEKKCIEIGYERTKDKKVVKRKVEPQAILFSEFYFYLAANIEGIDKEKAFDVANDAFPTIYRIDRILELQVLDEHFNIPYKDRFEEGEYRKRIQFMYGGKLQRTKFWYKGTSVEAILDRLPTAKILKEENGKFLISAETFGKGIDMWLRSQGDYVEVVKN; via the coding sequence ATGGAAAAAAAGGAGCCGATAGATAAAAGATCAAAAGCAGATCGTGTTCTGCGGATGTACGACCTTTTGATGCGTGGTAAAGTGATTAACAAAGCCGCTGCTGGACAAAAGTTCGGTGTGGATGAAAAAACGATTCAAAGAGATTTAGATGACATCCGCTGTTATCTGAACGAACGTGTCAATGATTTTGGTATCCAGAATGAGCTGATCTATGACAGAAGGAAGAATGGTTATCGGCTTGAGCAGGAAGAAGGAATGCGTTTTTCCAACGAGGAAGTGCTTGCTATTACCAAAATATTGTTAGACAGCCGTGCATTTACCAAAGACGAAATGATGCAGATGTTAGATAAGCTGATCGAGTGCTGTGTGCCGCCGCAGAACCAGAGCCTTGTCAGTGAACTGATTGCCAATGAGCGTTACCATTACATTGAACCGCAGCATCACAGGGTATTCATTGATAAGATGTGGCAGATCGGACAGGCAATTCATGAGAAAAAATGCATTGAGATCGGTTATGAGCGTACAAAAGATAAAAAAGTTGTGAAGCGGAAGGTAGAACCGCAGGCAATCCTTTTTTCCGAATTTTATTTTTATCTGGCTGCAAATATTGAAGGGATCGATAAAGAAAAAGCATTTGATGTGGCAAATGATGCGTTTCCAACCATTTACCGGATCGACCGGATCCTAGAACTTCAGGTGTTGGATGAACACTTTAATATTCCGTATAAAGACCGGTTTGAGGAAGGAGAATATCGAAAACGAATACAGTTCATGTATGGCGGGAAATTACAGCGTACGAAGTTCTGGTATAAAGGAACCAGTGTGGAGGCGATATTAGATCGCCTGCCGACTGCAAAGATCCTGAAGGAGGAAAACGGAAAGTTCTTAATTTCGGCTGAAACATTTGGCAAGGGCATTGATATGTGGCTGCGAAGCCAGGGAGATTATGTTGAAGTTGTAAAAAATTAA
- a CDS encoding HNH endonuclease, translating to MHLENGAKEITEIQGKKDVRQEFSAEALAKFDQILEDDKIEKTDNAEADLEKVLSQYFKDIKEKSECPDTFSDRPFEAYDLKKITPEENAVMREEFADKKEMLKRSWEETNGREWPKYGHDVYSANGNLIRKEGSDYDAHHIQPLGMGGKNESANITPLDAQVHYDKQGVHAADSPYSRLNEMLGGID from the coding sequence ATGCATCTGGAAAATGGAGCAAAGGAAATAACGGAAATTCAAGGGAAAAAAGATGTAAGACAGGAGTTCAGTGCAGAAGCACTGGCTAAGTTTGACCAGATTTTAGAAGATGACAAGATTGAAAAAACGGATAATGCAGAGGCAGATCTTGAAAAAGTATTAAGCCAATATTTTAAGGATATTAAAGAAAAATCAGAATGTCCGGATACATTTTCAGATAGGCCATTTGAAGCTTACGATTTAAAGAAAATTACTCCGGAAGAAAATGCAGTTATGCGGGAAGAATTTGCGGATAAGAAAGAGATGTTAAAAAGGAGTTGGGAGGAAACAAACGGCCGGGAGTGGCCGAAATATGGGCATGATGTATATTCTGCAAATGGTAATCTGATTCGTAAAGAAGGAAGTGACTACGATGCACATCATATACAGCCTTTAGGTATGGGTGGAAAGAACGAGTCAGCAAATATTACACCACTAGATGCACAGGTGCATTATGACAAGCAGGGAGTACATGCAGCCGATAGTCCGTACAGTAGATTAAATGAAATGTTAGGGGGAATAGATTAA
- a CDS encoding helicase HerA domain-containing protein, producing MLSEIQTTQNKLSRTLDSSLNNAAAIITKSYLDRLETYDIMRPSEEDIDVDIVMCGKFYKLTRLVLNKEENFLNKLTTIVNVASSIGCSITTIIRSDGYRIDYYLGILSKNARNQNEISRNRRIANAEAFKGALSGNLIGSELEEISDDKVELFQKEVLKKKGNCYSAVSGIVALRDEGDRSTEGYVQGIENLTDSLKGQKYTIVMLADPVDTTEIQVIKQGYEMLYTQLSAFAGSTVTLNEGDTSSISKAETNGISEGISRGIAMTQSKTRSSGKYFGGSAGVDVGFNMGAINLGFEVGINAGRNSGTADTAGKTNSTMRASQQSRAFTDTVSSTKTTGKSLQLNYENRSVKSLLDKIDQHLQRLDECESFGAFDCAAYVIADNRETSLMAASNYNALMRGKQSCVQASHINSWSKPEDTDILGKYLGSLVHPRFLQDKENKVVVTPASIISGDELAIQIGLPKKSVSGITVIPMAPFGRNIECGSGPTIDLGNLYHMGHNEGGNGREQKVKIDMQSLAMHTFITGSTGKGKSTAIYTMLDQLMEHKVKILVIESAKGEYKNRFGSYKDIKIFGTNYKKMPLLRINPFSFPEDIHVLEHIDRLIEIFNVCWPMYAAMPAVLKDAVEHAYIAAGWNLENSECRYHDTHGNALYPSFIDVLNQINVVMDDSAYSSDSKGDYKGALCTRLKSLTNGLYGQIFTNDELTAEELFDFNVIIDLSRTGSGETKSLIMGLLVMKLQEYRMAGAGKGNAALQHVTVLEEAHNILKRTSTEQSGESANVLGKSVEMLANSIAEMRTYGEGFIIADQAPGLMDMSVIRNTNTKIILGLPDMEDRELVGRAANLNEDQISELSRLKTFVAAVYQNNWLEPVLCNIDTNFKKNSLYCYKGESETRTDKNKFVEYLLIPVNQRNKLDRKYITDLTDEVYKLSIPSEAKRAFIRYTKTNDKEEIQKLRCQVIYHIFNSEIAFEMLRKQEGNIDTWYCAMREILDPAVTLMSENDQKKIVALLTREKAQIDGKETSRTLFERLMDYM from the coding sequence ATGCTGAGTGAGATACAGACAACGCAAAATAAATTGAGCCGGACATTAGACAGTTCATTAAATAATGCGGCAGCGATCATTACAAAAAGTTATCTTGACCGTTTGGAAACCTATGACATTATGCGGCCATCAGAGGAAGATATTGATGTAGATATTGTAATGTGTGGAAAGTTTTATAAACTTACCAGACTGGTGCTCAACAAGGAAGAAAATTTTTTAAACAAACTGACCACGATCGTGAATGTAGCTTCATCCATTGGCTGTAGCATTACAACGATTATAAGAAGTGATGGTTACCGTATAGATTATTATTTAGGTATTTTATCAAAAAATGCAAGAAACCAGAATGAAATCAGCCGGAACAGAAGAATTGCAAATGCAGAGGCTTTCAAAGGTGCATTATCAGGAAACCTGATTGGATCGGAGTTGGAAGAAATATCAGACGATAAGGTGGAACTGTTTCAAAAAGAGGTTTTAAAGAAAAAGGGAAATTGTTATTCTGCGGTATCGGGGATCGTGGCACTTCGTGATGAGGGAGATAGAAGCACAGAAGGGTATGTGCAGGGAATTGAGAATCTGACGGATTCTTTAAAGGGACAAAAATATACGATCGTTATGCTGGCCGATCCAGTAGATACCACTGAGATCCAGGTGATCAAACAGGGGTATGAGATGCTGTATACGCAGCTTTCTGCTTTTGCAGGCAGTACGGTAACACTCAATGAAGGTGATACATCATCTATTTCAAAGGCAGAAACAAACGGAATATCAGAAGGGATCTCCAGGGGAATTGCAATGACGCAGAGCAAAACGAGATCCAGCGGAAAATACTTTGGGGGCAGTGCAGGTGTAGACGTCGGTTTTAATATGGGAGCCATCAATCTTGGATTTGAGGTTGGAATCAATGCGGGGAGGAACAGCGGCACCGCAGATACAGCGGGTAAAACGAATTCAACAATGAGAGCAAGCCAGCAGAGCCGTGCATTTACAGATACGGTATCTTCCACAAAAACGACAGGAAAAAGCCTGCAGCTTAATTATGAAAACCGTTCTGTAAAGTCATTACTTGATAAAATAGACCAGCATCTGCAGCGCCTGGATGAGTGTGAAAGTTTTGGGGCATTTGACTGTGCAGCGTATGTGATTGCGGATAACAGAGAAACTTCTCTCATGGCAGCAAGTAATTACAATGCCTTAATGCGGGGAAAACAATCCTGTGTGCAGGCATCGCATATCAATTCGTGGTCAAAACCGGAGGATACAGATATTCTGGGAAAATATTTAGGTTCTCTGGTGCACCCGAGATTTTTGCAGGATAAAGAAAACAAGGTGGTTGTTACACCGGCATCTATTATAAGTGGAGATGAGCTGGCAATACAGATCGGTCTTCCGAAAAAATCTGTTTCAGGGATTACAGTGATACCGATGGCTCCGTTTGGACGGAATATAGAATGTGGTTCTGGTCCAACGATTGATCTTGGAAATCTTTATCATATGGGACATAACGAGGGTGGAAATGGAAGAGAACAAAAGGTAAAAATCGACATGCAAAGCCTGGCGATGCATACATTTATCACCGGATCAACAGGAAAAGGAAAATCGACAGCAATTTATACGATGCTGGATCAGTTAATGGAGCACAAGGTGAAAATTCTGGTCATTGAATCGGCGAAAGGAGAGTACAAAAACAGATTTGGCAGTTATAAAGATATAAAAATATTTGGGACAAATTATAAAAAAATGCCGCTCCTTCGTATCAACCCGTTCAGTTTCCCGGAAGATATTCACGTTTTAGAGCATATTGACCGGTTGATTGAAATATTTAATGTGTGCTGGCCAATGTATGCTGCAATGCCGGCAGTTTTAAAGGATGCGGTTGAACATGCCTATATCGCTGCCGGATGGAATCTGGAGAACTCTGAGTGCAGATATCATGACACACATGGAAATGCATTGTATCCGTCGTTTATTGATGTATTAAATCAGATCAATGTGGTGATGGATGATTCTGCTTATTCGTCCGACAGTAAGGGGGATTATAAGGGAGCACTTTGTACCAGGCTGAAATCGTTGACCAATGGACTTTATGGTCAGATATTTACCAATGATGAACTTACTGCGGAAGAATTGTTTGATTTTAATGTTATTATTGATCTGAGCAGAACCGGATCGGGAGAGACAAAGTCACTTATTATGGGATTGCTTGTGATGAAATTACAGGAGTATCGTATGGCAGGTGCGGGGAAAGGAAATGCGGCGCTTCAGCATGTAACTGTACTGGAGGAGGCACACAATATCCTGAAACGCACATCAACAGAGCAGTCCGGGGAGAGTGCAAATGTACTTGGAAAATCAGTGGAAATGCTTGCAAATTCGATTGCGGAAATGCGTACCTATGGAGAGGGGTTTATCATTGCTGACCAGGCTCCGGGGTTGATGGATATGTCCGTGATCCGCAATACCAATACCAAGATCATTTTAGGACTGCCGGATATGGAAGACAGGGAACTTGTGGGCAGAGCAGCAAATTTAAATGAAGACCAGATATCAGAGTTGTCCAGGCTAAAAACGTTTGTTGCAGCAGTTTATCAGAATAACTGGTTAGAGCCTGTATTGTGTAACATCGATACCAATTTTAAGAAAAATTCTCTGTATTGTTATAAAGGGGAAAGTGAAACACGCACAGATAAAAATAAATTTGTTGAATATTTACTGATACCTGTCAACCAGAGAAACAAACTGGACAGGAAATATATAACGGATCTTACTGATGAGGTATATAAATTATCAATACCATCGGAAGCCAAAAGAGCGTTTATCAGGTATACAAAAACGAATGATAAAGAAGAAATCCAGAAATTAAGATGTCAGGTTATTTATCATATTTTTAATTCGGAAATTGCGTTTGAGATGCTGCGAAAACAGGAAGGAAATATTGATACATGGTATTGTGCTATGAGAGAAATACTTGATCCGGCAGTTACGTTGATGAGTGAAAATGACCAGAAAAAAATCGTGGCACTTTTGACAAGGGAAAAGGCACAGATAGATGGAAAAGAGACGTCACGAACTTTATTTGAAAGATTAATGGACTATATGTAG
- a CDS encoding dynamin family protein, which produces MAVFTEDNKEFQTFIDNTNAIITEVTGHAKKEDISELQRLVSNFKKKTEDFYRTDRMLNIGVIGQVKAGKSTFLNTLLFDGKEVLPKAPTPKTATLTKMEYSDKNIIQIEYYSKEEWEVLEENACVDLEDEIYTSAREIIEMVRRNGVDPVPYLEKGKDILEYESYDALVSGLNNYVGEDGKYTPIVKAVTLYLNKEEFKGLSIVDTPGLNDPIASRTIRTKEFMEVCDVVFFLSPSTGFLDKSDWILLSSQLPQKGVKKLVLIASRYDSGVRDVLRKQEEDDIFGDDENTTDNVPKACRIVKKKLTKRAKAKVEEFVEDLEARESSPELIEVIRQCAKPIMISSLAYNMIGKAESEFTKEEKNMYSAIRQFSTDMDSDLNLLGNFDEVKALFREVVTEKEHIFEAKAKGFIPDAVEELRNLLLSYQDKTNQRIKLLEGNEKEQLLEQKKLIESQMNNIKADIAAVFGELNAKIESEKAVGIRELRDSSKDYLNIRERTGSKTSTGSYTTGHLFWKKTHVYTYEEHYSYCIAADAIENLKKYALEASNQVEEVFSEAMQMKEVKRKLLNVVVNNFDMGSEKYDSSLFRIMVEETISRIEFPVFDMDISDAMSGIAGKFNGELTSAQEKTELSTALSKAISNIYGELCDRLEKEVKSFETKMSAISQKVEESLLNNITEEFGNLISQCENKENEIAAYKEYAAILEKKLAELKA; this is translated from the coding sequence ATGGCAGTATTTACAGAAGATAACAAGGAGTTTCAGACATTTATTGACAATACAAATGCAATTATTACAGAGGTTACCGGACATGCAAAGAAAGAAGATATCAGTGAACTGCAGAGACTGGTATCAAATTTTAAAAAGAAAACAGAAGATTTTTATCGTACAGACAGGATGTTAAACATCGGTGTGATTGGACAGGTAAAAGCGGGAAAATCCACGTTTCTGAATACACTTCTTTTTGATGGAAAAGAGGTATTGCCGAAAGCACCGACACCTAAGACAGCAACCCTGACTAAAATGGAATATTCAGATAAGAACATCATTCAGATTGAGTACTATTCGAAAGAGGAATGGGAGGTACTTGAGGAAAATGCATGTGTGGATCTGGAGGATGAGATCTATACCTCAGCACGCGAAATTATTGAGATGGTAAGAAGGAATGGTGTAGACCCGGTCCCTTACCTGGAAAAGGGGAAGGACATCTTAGAATATGAGTCTTATGATGCTCTGGTTTCCGGTTTAAATAATTATGTAGGAGAGGATGGAAAATACACACCGATCGTAAAGGCAGTCACACTGTATCTCAACAAAGAAGAATTTAAAGGTCTGTCGATCGTAGACACCCCTGGTTTAAATGATCCGATCGCATCCCGGACAATCCGCACGAAAGAGTTTATGGAAGTATGTGATGTTGTATTTTTTCTGAGTCCGTCGACTGGATTCCTTGATAAAAGTGACTGGATCTTGTTGTCCAGTCAGCTCCCGCAGAAAGGTGTAAAAAAGCTGGTGCTGATTGCAAGCCGTTATGACAGTGGGGTCAGGGACGTTTTAAGAAAGCAGGAGGAGGATGACATCTTTGGCGATGACGAAAACACAACGGATAATGTTCCAAAAGCCTGCAGGATCGTGAAGAAGAAACTGACGAAAAGAGCAAAGGCAAAAGTCGAAGAATTTGTTGAAGATTTAGAGGCAAGAGAAAGTTCGCCGGAATTGATCGAAGTAATCAGGCAGTGTGCAAAGCCGATCATGATATCTTCACTGGCGTACAATATGATTGGCAAAGCGGAAAGTGAGTTTACGAAAGAAGAAAAAAATATGTATTCTGCGATCCGTCAATTTTCAACGGATATGGATTCCGACTTAAATTTACTTGGAAACTTTGATGAGGTTAAGGCACTGTTCCGTGAGGTAGTAACGGAAAAAGAACATATTTTTGAAGCGAAGGCAAAGGGATTTATTCCGGATGCGGTGGAAGAACTGCGTAATCTTCTGTTATCATATCAGGATAAAACAAACCAGCGCATCAAACTTCTGGAAGGAAATGAAAAAGAACAGCTGTTAGAACAGAAGAAACTGATCGAAAGTCAGATGAACAATATTAAGGCAGATATTGCAGCTGTTTTTGGAGAATTAAATGCAAAGATTGAATCAGAAAAAGCGGTTGGGATCAGAGAACTCCGGGATTCCAGTAAGGATTATTTAAATATCAGGGAAAGAACCGGTAGTAAAACAAGTACAGGTTCTTATACGACAGGGCATTTGTTTTGGAAAAAAACACATGTATATACATACGAGGAACACTATTCTTACTGCATAGCAGCTGATGCGATCGAGAATTTGAAGAAATATGCGCTGGAGGCTTCCAATCAGGTGGAGGAAGTGTTTAGCGAGGCTATGCAGATGAAAGAAGTAAAACGAAAACTGTTAAATGTAGTGGTAAATAATTTTGATATGGGAAGTGAAAAATACGATTCTTCGCTGTTTAGGATTATGGTGGAGGAGACGATCAGCAGAATTGAGTTTCCTGTTTTTGATATGGATATTTCGGATGCCATGAGTGGGATTGCGGGCAAGTTTAATGGGGAACTTACTTCAGCACAGGAGAAAACGGAATTATCTACCGCATTGTCTAAGGCTATTTCAAACATTTATGGAGAGTTGTGTGACAGATTAGAGAAAGAGGTAAAGAGCTTTGAAACAAAAATGTCTGCAATCAGCCAGAAGGTGGAAGAGAGTCTTTTGAACAATATAACAGAAGAGTTTGGAAATTTGATCAGCCAATGCGAAAATAAGGAGAACGAGATTGCTGCATATAAAGAATATGCTGCGATTTTGGAAAAGAAGTTAGCAGAATTAAAAGCGTAA
- a CDS encoding right-handed parallel beta-helix repeat-containing protein, whose product MDEFNERLEKIRGLLVKMKAKEYAVTNETLSGLDEYVKKLYLKLLGTVIQYKNDPSDMQILYLNRIACGMGAEEPVEELMRMALEISETDVQEFLSVVKEKNIKFYFALDGLLLLKMGNEEKVNYEYFGELLELCDVTKNDIGSVSLIAKSVLLQESSYYDEAKKWIKEYAGTYDFLPYIKSYYVGAIVDLRDEKRYSSPDVDQVYDISFPTLHEEKRVVFENLNIHLNEEWIFEGCGEVVFRNCKMYGEKKHFTMYNVNNVVFENCVCENFGNRVAIISHVDSIIVRKCEFKNCGYIYDYNQRDKEDTARDELWDGGVFWLLLDNDENGVVEFTGNTITKCYIGAVNAASTDVKNGSFLGITALNPWVGWAKMERFILKDNVFHNCTRIGVRRKKDAVIAGFFYSNNIEEENNQCTGDITQIFEKDKDSYIPPKF is encoded by the coding sequence ATGGATGAATTTAATGAGAGATTAGAGAAAATACGTGGACTGCTTGTGAAAATGAAGGCAAAAGAATATGCGGTTACAAACGAAACACTGAGCGGATTGGATGAATATGTAAAAAAATTGTACTTAAAACTTTTAGGTACAGTCATTCAGTATAAAAATGATCCATCCGATATGCAGATTTTATATTTAAACAGAATTGCCTGTGGGATGGGAGCAGAGGAACCGGTAGAAGAATTGATGCGAATGGCACTTGAGATATCGGAGACAGATGTGCAGGAGTTTTTATCTGTGGTAAAGGAAAAAAATATTAAATTTTATTTTGCCTTAGATGGTCTGCTTTTGTTAAAAATGGGAAATGAAGAAAAGGTAAATTATGAATATTTTGGGGAATTGCTCGAACTTTGCGATGTGACAAAAAATGATATTGGATCTGTAAGCCTGATTGCAAAGTCAGTGCTTTTACAGGAGTCATCTTATTATGATGAGGCGAAAAAATGGATTAAAGAATATGCCGGAACATATGATTTTTTACCTTATATTAAATCGTATTATGTCGGAGCAATTGTTGATCTTCGGGATGAAAAGAGATATTCTTCCCCGGATGTGGATCAGGTGTATGATATTTCATTTCCAACTCTGCATGAGGAGAAGAGGGTAGTATTTGAGAATTTGAATATCCATCTGAATGAGGAATGGATATTTGAGGGGTGTGGAGAGGTTGTGTTTCGAAATTGTAAAATGTATGGGGAGAAGAAACATTTTACGATGTATAATGTTAATAATGTAGTATTTGAAAATTGCGTGTGTGAGAATTTTGGTAATCGTGTAGCGATTATAAGTCATGTGGATAGCATTATAGTTAGGAAGTGTGAGTTTAAAAATTGCGGGTATATTTATGATTATAACCAGAGAGATAAGGAAGATACAGCTAGAGATGAATTATGGGACGGCGGTGTATTTTGGCTTTTGTTAGATAATGATGAGAATGGTGTAGTTGAATTTACAGGAAATACCATTACAAAATGCTATATTGGTGCAGTAAATGCTGCTAGTACGGATGTCAAAAATGGGTCTTTTTTGGGAATTACTGCGCTTAATCCGTGGGTGGGTTGGGCAAAGATGGAGAGGTTTATTTTAAAAGATAATGTGTTTCATAATTGTACTCGAATAGGTGTGAGACGTAAAAAAGATGCTGTGATAGCAGGATTCTTTTATTCAAATAATATAGAAGAAGAAAATAATCAATGTACTGGAGATATAACTCAAATATTTGAAAAAGACAAAGATTCTTATATTCCTCCAAAGTTTTGA
- a CDS encoding dynamin family protein, with protein sequence MAYDEEVYEKLMANFTLLCNIIRQNNGNQLKVDLSKIEEIINKKIPDTLKKNAPEDFYELYTDFKSEYEKFRDFILYDKLIGKNIVALGGGFSSGKSSFLNALMGKLVLPADIDPSTSVPTYIVKGKKHEVMGINVFDAKVSMQPRDIKKIAHGFGELEDEEDEKVTDAVTLGHVLENIFFSTPLHKYGNIAFLDTPGYSKPDSEKYSAKTDEQIARGQLNSSNYILWFVQADAGTITEEDIKFIKTLREDIPKLIIVNKADKKNLKDLQSIMEKIKATLDLRGIRYVDVFAFTSKLEQVEDEKLQKFIENDTEKIKKQIVKWNNHIYESNFARNFKVLFVRCKEFYEDEIDEEGRKLTRLNTSITKLSAEDIDSEILEPLQLMVKDAQKNVNELKDISKKLKELQDEFFTEIKYISDIVGIAMPEPSEIDLLTDKVKNPLQLLEEYKKAKGIRTDSSITDMLCNMFEGVKPVINKKAGGSEYAKELADVMMEVCDITPEQIHINDVYKNSKEYAELMKQN encoded by the coding sequence ATGGCTTACGATGAAGAAGTATATGAAAAACTGATGGCGAACTTTACTTTGCTCTGCAATATTATAAGACAGAATAATGGAAATCAGTTAAAGGTTGATTTATCTAAAATTGAGGAAATCATCAATAAAAAGATCCCGGATACGTTAAAGAAAAATGCACCGGAAGATTTTTATGAATTATATACAGACTTTAAATCAGAGTATGAGAAGTTCAGGGATTTTATTCTTTATGATAAATTGATCGGCAAAAATATAGTCGCTCTTGGCGGAGGGTTTTCCAGCGGAAAGTCCAGCTTTTTAAATGCACTGATGGGAAAATTAGTCCTCCCGGCAGACATTGATCCATCAACCTCAGTTCCGACCTATATTGTAAAAGGTAAAAAACACGAAGTGATGGGAATTAATGTGTTTGATGCCAAGGTATCGATGCAGCCGAGAGACATAAAAAAAATAGCACATGGTTTTGGAGAACTGGAGGATGAAGAGGATGAGAAGGTGACAGATGCGGTGACACTTGGTCATGTACTGGAAAATATCTTTTTCTCAACTCCATTACATAAATACGGCAATATTGCCTTTTTAGATACACCTGGATATTCCAAGCCCGATTCGGAAAAATATTCGGCAAAAACGGATGAGCAGATTGCAAGAGGACAGCTCAATTCCAGCAACTATATCTTGTGGTTTGTGCAGGCAGATGCGGGAACGATTACGGAGGAGGACATTAAGTTTATCAAAACACTCCGTGAAGATATCCCGAAACTTATAATTGTAAATAAGGCAGATAAGAAAAACCTGAAAGATCTGCAGTCCATCATGGAAAAAATCAAAGCTACATTGGATTTAAGAGGCATCCGGTATGTGGATGTATTTGCATTTACCAGCAAGTTAGAACAGGTGGAAGATGAAAAACTGCAAAAGTTTATTGAGAATGACACAGAGAAGATAAAAAAGCAGATTGTGAAGTGGAACAATCATATTTACGAATCCAATTTTGCCAGGAATTTCAAGGTACTGTTTGTGCGCTGTAAGGAATTTTATGAGGATGAGATCGATGAGGAAGGCAGAAAACTGACACGATTAAATACGTCAATCACAAAATTATCCGCAGAAGATATTGACAGTGAGATATTAGAACCATTGCAGCTTATGGTAAAAGATGCGCAGAAGAATGTAAATGAATTAAAAGATATTAGTAAAAAATTAAAAGAACTCCAGGACGAATTTTTTACGGAGATTAAATATATATCGGATATTGTGGGAATTGCAATGCCGGAGCCGTCAGAGATAGATCTTCTTACAGATAAAGTGAAGAATCCGCTTCAGCTGCTTGAAGAATATAAGAAGGCGAAGGGGATCAGGACAGACAGTTCGATCACAGATATGCTCTGCAATATGTTTGAGGGAGTGAAGCCGGTTATTAATAAAAAAGCCGGGGGCAGTGAGTATGCAAAAGAACTGGCAGATGTCATGATGGAGGTATGTGATATCACACCGGAACAGATTCATATCAATGATGTGTATAAAAATTCTAAAGAGTATGCAGAATTGATGAAACAGAATTAG